GTTTCCAAGCGCTTGCTTAGCTCGGTTCCAGTGCTTAGCCCGTATCAAGGAGGATTTCGTGGCCGAGACCAACGCACGGGTGGCCATCGTCACCGGCGCGGCGCGCGGCATCGGCGCGGCCGTGGCGACCCGGCTCGCGCAGGACGGCTTCGCCGTCGCGGTGCTGGACCTCAACGAGGAAGGCTGCGCCGACGTCGTCGGCAAGATCAACGCCTCCGGTGGCCGGGCGCTGGCCGTGGGCGTGGACGTGGGCGACAGCGCGTCGGTCGACGCCGCCGTGCAGCGGGTCGCCGACGAGCTGGGCGCGCCGACCGTGCTGGTCAACAACGCCGGCATCCTGCGCGACAACCTGCTGTTCAAGATGACCGACGACGACTGGGACGCGGTCATGACCGTGCACCTGCGCGGCTCGTTCCTGATGAGCCGGGCGGTGCAGAAGTTCCAGACCGAGGCCAAGTGGGGCCGGATCGTCAACATGTCCAGCACGTCCGCGCTGGGCAACCGCGGCCAGGCCAACTACGCCGCCGCCAAGGCCGGCTTGCAGGGCTTCACCAAGACGCTGGCGATCGAGCTGGGCAAGTTCGGCGTCACGGTCAACGCCATCGCGCCGGGCTTCATCGAGACCGACATGACCGCCGCCACCGCCGCCCGCGTCGGCGTGGACTTCGAGGACTTCAAGAAGGGCGCGGCGGCGATGATCCCGGTCGGCCGCACCGGCACCCCCGAGGACATCGCGCACACCGCGTCGTTCCTGGTCAGCGAGGGCGCCGGGTTCGTGTCCGGCCAGGTCATCTACGTCGCCGGCGGACCGAAGGACTGAGGATGAGGACCTTCGCGAACCTGGACGAGTACGCCGCCGCCAAGGGCGAGCACCTGGGCTTCGGGCCGTGGCACGAGGTCACCCAGCAGGAGATCAACCTGTTCGCCGACGCGACCGGCGACCACCAGTGGATCCACGTCGACCTGGAGAAGGCGGCGGCGGGCCCGTTCGGCGCGCCGGTCGCGCACGGGTACCTGACGCTGTCGCTGATCCCCTTGCTGGTGCGGGACATCTACACCGTGCAGGGCCTGTCGATGGGCGTGAACTACGGCCTGAACAAGGTCCGCTTCCCCACGCCGGTCAAGGTCGGGTCGCGCATCCG
This DNA window, taken from Saccharothrix variisporea, encodes the following:
- a CDS encoding MaoC family dehydratase, with the protein product MRTFANLDEYAAAKGEHLGFGPWHEVTQQEINLFADATGDHQWIHVDLEKAAAGPFGAPVAHGYLTLSLIPLLVRDIYTVQGLSMGVNYGLNKVRFPTPVKVGSRIRAGAELTEITDMAQGKQAVVKVVVEIDGEPKPACVAETVVLLVP
- the fabG gene encoding 3-oxoacyl-ACP reductase FabG; the protein is MAETNARVAIVTGAARGIGAAVATRLAQDGFAVAVLDLNEEGCADVVGKINASGGRALAVGVDVGDSASVDAAVQRVADELGAPTVLVNNAGILRDNLLFKMTDDDWDAVMTVHLRGSFLMSRAVQKFQTEAKWGRIVNMSSTSALGNRGQANYAAAKAGLQGFTKTLAIELGKFGVTVNAIAPGFIETDMTAATAARVGVDFEDFKKGAAAMIPVGRTGTPEDIAHTASFLVSEGAGFVSGQVIYVAGGPKD